A section of the Paralichthys olivaceus isolate ysfri-2021 chromosome 14, ASM2471397v2, whole genome shotgun sequence genome encodes:
- the mmrn2a gene encoding multimerin-2a isoform X3, with translation MTAVGELLLVLGLLASVHCELRSRDPDVEEEEELGGGVGERGNLPPRNGYKLSNRPLYKQKQKIVTSLQWLCCPGHGGHNCEDTVPHPLDSGGSGPTGESEAERVELRAPDVQLQPGDPNREQNDHQAPPPELYDASNATNRRSGMQATPEPGHAHKSHHTSQHDANTHDHRHKHQEHGEHGEHGERGEHGERGEQRQHGEHGEHQHVHGVTAVLTAPQMMELVMFHLQPVLQGFNRSLEHLSRQVGDLAQDVAQLKSSQQGAKLQAGVLEEPEHDEAVDERLEAKLEEVFEHIRDVRAQMHGQRMDLENRLHSQHAMLHYNLTSFKTDIDMKLKRHQKTLQVSLQAMNTTLSELKVDQDQITETPPDDRLPRSSLPPHQLPPQPSGSSSLWDAIERLDNMVVNNTVKVSGLMEDVDVTLGSVQQLRWDFTQLEKLINQTARNTQILFMETGLEVEAAKVGVLGRVEELALNLTQHSKQLQEVEVDTDYLFTALYQNHSAANCDCKGLTAAVALLERSVANVTALANENKMALDEDNAGEVEQWGGASDWEPAVEAIQHGLQQVKESLVSEQNRTRTLDRTLTRLSSSLTDVQAEVGGLRERDTRLKEEMQHLASSFNSLLKDTIRHNDVLELLLGEEVLEFLEWPYQDQEANSIPALKKELRHLQEQLSVHNLSIRSPLDSRTGGGEEVPPADQPSSSHLPPDHWLPGDMRRSDAGETSRERQLLLHPDGRRPVDLGGDGSDLWNLEKTVEELDLKVQQLEEKPCPCPTAPTPGEVQPRGEAAKLQAEVTWLKRGLEEHLRVFNNVFINADVLVGSEETLDLDKLSQLVKNRDGKKEKRKKGGGRKDGSGRGGDHRHKRGSSGVPVLFDQSEVSLMFVAGSPLRLSDSVITFDASLNRGQFHSDTGTFTAPVGGLYLFILTLDLRPGPAHVVLRRASGGAPASLHQWVVAEAGPATGVSLLMLREGEEVRPELRGGAWTESEDNVFTGLLLQKTT, from the exons ATGACAGCGGTgggggagctgctgctggtgctgggtTTACTGGCGAGCGTTCACTGTGAGTTGAGGTCACGAGACCctgatgtggaggaggaggaggagctgggaggaggagtgggagagagggggaacCTTCCACCCCGAAATGG gtacaAGCTGTCCAACCGACCTCTCTACAAACAGAAGCAGAAGATCGTCACCTCTCTGCAGTGGCTCTGCTGTCCGGGACACGGTGGACACAACTGTGAAGACACAG TCCCTCATCCTCTGGATTCTGGAGGCTCGGGTCCGACCGGAGAATCTGAAGCAGAGAGGGTGGAGCTCCGAGCTCCAG ACGTGCAGCTCCAGCCGGGCGACCCGAACCGTGAGCAGAACGACCACCAGGCACCTCCCCCCGAACTGTACGACGCCAGCAACGCTACCAACCGACGCAGCGGCATGCAGGCTACCCCGGAGCCAGGCCACGCCCACAAGTCCCATCACACGTCACAGCACGACGCAAATACACACGACCACCGACATAAACATCAAGAACATGGAGAACATGGAGAACATGGAGAACGTGGAGAACATGGAGAACGTGGAGAACAACGACAACATGGAGAACATGGAGAACATCAGCACGTTCATG gCGTCACCGCTGTCCTAACTGCTCCCCAAATGATGGAGCTGGTCATGTTCCATCTGCAGCCGGTCCTTCAGGGCTTCAACCGCTCGCTGGAGCACCTGAGCCGACAGGTGGGGGACCTGGCCCAGGACGTGGCCCAGCTGAAgagcagccagcagggggcgaagCTGCAGGCGGGCGTCCTGGAGGAGCCTGAGCACGACGAGGCGGTGGATGAGCggctggaggccaaactggaggAGGTGTTTGAGCACATCAGGGACGTTCGGGCGCAGATGCACGGTCAGCGGATGGACCTGGAGAACAGGCTGCACTCCCAGCATGCAATGCTGCACTACAACCTCACCAGCTTCAAGACGGACATCGACATGAAGCTGAAACGCCACCAGAAGAcgctgcag GTCAGCCTGCAGGCGATGAACACCACGCTGTCGGAGCTGAAGGTCGACCAGGATCAGATCACAGAGACGCCGCCGGACGATCGGCTCCCTCGTTCCTCCCTGCCCCCCCACCAGCTGCCGCCGCAGCCCTCaggctcctcctctctgtgggaCGCCATCGAGCGACTGGACAACATGGTGGTCAACAACACGGTGAAG GTGAGCGGGCTGATGGAGGACGTGGACGTGACCTTGGGGAGCGTCCAGCAGCTGAGGTGGGACTTCACGCAGCTGGAGAAGCTCATCAACCAGACGGCCCGAAACACTCAGATCCTGTTCATGGAGACGGGGCTGGAGGTGGAGGCCGCCAAGGTGGGGGTGCTGGGGCGGGTGGAGGAGCTGGCGTTGAACCTGACGCAGCACAgtaagcagctgcaggaggtggaAGTGGACACGGACTACCTGTTCACCGCCCTCTACCAGAACCACTCAGCCGCGAACTGCGACTGCAAAGGGCTGACGGCCGCCGTGGCTCTGCTGGAGAGGAGCGTCGCCAACGTGACGGCGTTGGCTAACGAGAACAAAATGGCCCTGGACGAGGACAACGCAGGAGAGGTGGAGCAGTGGGGCGGGGCCAGCGACTGGGAGCCGGCAGTGGAAGCAATTCAACATGGCCTCCAACAG GTGAAGGAGTCTCTGGTCTCGGAGCAGAACAGGACCAGGACTCTGGACCGCACCCTGACCCGGCTGAGCAGCTCGCTGACGGACGTCCAGGCCGAGGTCGGGGGTCTGCGGGAGCGGGACACGAGGCTGAAGGAGGAGATGCAGCATCTGGCGAGCTCCTTCAACTCTCTGCTCAAAGACACCATTCGACACAATGACGTGCTGGAGTTGCTGCTGGGGGAGGAGGTGTTGGAGTTCCTGGAGTGGCCCTACCAGGACCAGGAGGCCAACTCCATCCCGGCCCTGAAGAAGGAGCTGAGGCacctgcaggagcagctgagCGTTCACAACCTGAGCATCAGGTCGCCGCTCGACAGCCGGACAG gaggtggagaggaggtgCCACCTGCTGACcagccctcctcctcacacctTCCTCCTGACCACTGGCTTCCTGGTGACATGAGGAGGAGCGATGCTGGAGAAACATCCAGGGAGCGACAGCTTCTCCTCCACCCTGACGGGAGGCGACCAGTGGACCTGGGAGGAGACGGCAGCGATCTGTGGAACCTGGAGAAAacggtggaggagctggacctgaaggtgcagcagctggaggagaaaccCTGCCCCTGCCCCACCGCCCCCACCCCGGGGGAGGTGCAGCCCAGGGGTGAGGCCGCCAAGCTGCAGGCGGAGGTGACGTGGCTGAAGAGAGGCCTGGAGGAGCACCTGAGGGTTTTCAATAACGTGTTCATCAACGCAGACGTGCTGGTGGGATCCGAGGAAACGCTGGACCTCGACAAACTGTCGCAGCTCGTGAAGAACCGAGAcgggaagaaagagaagaggaagaaaggaggaggaagaaaggacggatcaggaagaggaggagaccatCGACACAAGAGGGGTTCATCAG gTGTTCCTGTGCTGTTCGACCAATCAGAAGTCTCCCTGATGTTCGTGGCGGGATCTCCGCTACGCCTCTCGGACAGCGTCATCACATTCGATGCGTCTCTGAACCGGGGTCAGTTTCACTCGGACACCGGCACCTTCACGGCTCCGGTGGGCGGGCTCTACCTGTTCATCCTCACCTTGGACCTGAGGCCGGGCCCCGCCCACGTGGTCCTGCGGAGGGCGTCGGGCGGAGCTCCAGCGTCTCTACACCAATGGGTGGTGGCGGAGGCGGGGCCAGCTACAGGTGTGAGCCTCCTGATgctgagggagggggaggaggtgaggcCTGAACTGAGGGGAGGAGCATGGACGGAGTCAGAGGACAATGTGTTCACCGGGTTGCTGCTCCAAAAGACCACCTGA
- the mmrn2a gene encoding multimerin-2a isoform X2, translating to MTAVGELLLVLGLLASVHCELRSRDPDVEEEEELGGGVGERGNLPPRNGNWCAFVQRRVVTTMVECGVEKYTIKSQSPCPSGIPDCQVVMYKLSNRPLYKQKQKIVTSLQWLCCPGHGGHNCEDTDVQLQPGDPNREQNDHQAPPPELYDASNATNRRSGMQATPEPGHAHKSHHTSQHDANTHDHRHKHQEHGEHGEHGERGEHGERGEQRQHGEHGEHQHVHGVTAVLTAPQMMELVMFHLQPVLQGFNRSLEHLSRQVGDLAQDVAQLKSSQQGAKLQAGVLEEPEHDEAVDERLEAKLEEVFEHIRDVRAQMHGQRMDLENRLHSQHAMLHYNLTSFKTDIDMKLKRHQKTLQVSLQAMNTTLSELKVDQDQITETPPDDRLPRSSLPPHQLPPQPSGSSSLWDAIERLDNMVVNNTVKVSGLMEDVDVTLGSVQQLRWDFTQLEKLINQTARNTQILFMETGLEVEAAKVGVLGRVEELALNLTQHSKQLQEVEVDTDYLFTALYQNHSAANCDCKGLTAAVALLERSVANVTALANENKMALDEDNAGEVEQWGGASDWEPAVEAIQHGLQQVKESLVSEQNRTRTLDRTLTRLSSSLTDVQAEVGGLRERDTRLKEEMQHLASSFNSLLKDTIRHNDVLELLLGEEVLEFLEWPYQDQEANSIPALKKELRHLQEQLSVHNLSIRSPLDSRTGGGEEVPPADQPSSSHLPPDHWLPGDMRRSDAGETSRERQLLLHPDGRRPVDLGGDGSDLWNLEKTVEELDLKVQQLEEKPCPCPTAPTPGEVQPRGEAAKLQAEVTWLKRGLEEHLRVFNNVFINADVLVGSEETLDLDKLSQLVKNRDGKKEKRKKGGGRKDGSGRGGDHRHKRGSSGVPVLFDQSEVSLMFVAGSPLRLSDSVITFDASLNRGQFHSDTGTFTAPVGGLYLFILTLDLRPGPAHVVLRRASGGAPASLHQWVVAEAGPATGVSLLMLREGEEVRPELRGGAWTESEDNVFTGLLLQKTT from the exons ATGACAGCGGTgggggagctgctgctggtgctgggtTTACTGGCGAGCGTTCACTGTGAGTTGAGGTCACGAGACCctgatgtggaggaggaggaggagctgggaggaggagtgggagagagggggaacCTTCCACCCCGAAATGG GAACTGGTGTGCGTTTGTGCAGAGGCGTGTGGTAACAACGATGGTGGAGTGTGGAGTAGAGAAGTACACCATCAAGTCTCAGAGTCCCTGTCCGAGCGGGATCCCTGACTGTCAGGTGGTCAT gtacaAGCTGTCCAACCGACCTCTCTACAAACAGAAGCAGAAGATCGTCACCTCTCTGCAGTGGCTCTGCTGTCCGGGACACGGTGGACACAACTGTGAAGACACAG ACGTGCAGCTCCAGCCGGGCGACCCGAACCGTGAGCAGAACGACCACCAGGCACCTCCCCCCGAACTGTACGACGCCAGCAACGCTACCAACCGACGCAGCGGCATGCAGGCTACCCCGGAGCCAGGCCACGCCCACAAGTCCCATCACACGTCACAGCACGACGCAAATACACACGACCACCGACATAAACATCAAGAACATGGAGAACATGGAGAACATGGAGAACGTGGAGAACATGGAGAACGTGGAGAACAACGACAACATGGAGAACATGGAGAACATCAGCACGTTCATG gCGTCACCGCTGTCCTAACTGCTCCCCAAATGATGGAGCTGGTCATGTTCCATCTGCAGCCGGTCCTTCAGGGCTTCAACCGCTCGCTGGAGCACCTGAGCCGACAGGTGGGGGACCTGGCCCAGGACGTGGCCCAGCTGAAgagcagccagcagggggcgaagCTGCAGGCGGGCGTCCTGGAGGAGCCTGAGCACGACGAGGCGGTGGATGAGCggctggaggccaaactggaggAGGTGTTTGAGCACATCAGGGACGTTCGGGCGCAGATGCACGGTCAGCGGATGGACCTGGAGAACAGGCTGCACTCCCAGCATGCAATGCTGCACTACAACCTCACCAGCTTCAAGACGGACATCGACATGAAGCTGAAACGCCACCAGAAGAcgctgcag GTCAGCCTGCAGGCGATGAACACCACGCTGTCGGAGCTGAAGGTCGACCAGGATCAGATCACAGAGACGCCGCCGGACGATCGGCTCCCTCGTTCCTCCCTGCCCCCCCACCAGCTGCCGCCGCAGCCCTCaggctcctcctctctgtgggaCGCCATCGAGCGACTGGACAACATGGTGGTCAACAACACGGTGAAG GTGAGCGGGCTGATGGAGGACGTGGACGTGACCTTGGGGAGCGTCCAGCAGCTGAGGTGGGACTTCACGCAGCTGGAGAAGCTCATCAACCAGACGGCCCGAAACACTCAGATCCTGTTCATGGAGACGGGGCTGGAGGTGGAGGCCGCCAAGGTGGGGGTGCTGGGGCGGGTGGAGGAGCTGGCGTTGAACCTGACGCAGCACAgtaagcagctgcaggaggtggaAGTGGACACGGACTACCTGTTCACCGCCCTCTACCAGAACCACTCAGCCGCGAACTGCGACTGCAAAGGGCTGACGGCCGCCGTGGCTCTGCTGGAGAGGAGCGTCGCCAACGTGACGGCGTTGGCTAACGAGAACAAAATGGCCCTGGACGAGGACAACGCAGGAGAGGTGGAGCAGTGGGGCGGGGCCAGCGACTGGGAGCCGGCAGTGGAAGCAATTCAACATGGCCTCCAACAG GTGAAGGAGTCTCTGGTCTCGGAGCAGAACAGGACCAGGACTCTGGACCGCACCCTGACCCGGCTGAGCAGCTCGCTGACGGACGTCCAGGCCGAGGTCGGGGGTCTGCGGGAGCGGGACACGAGGCTGAAGGAGGAGATGCAGCATCTGGCGAGCTCCTTCAACTCTCTGCTCAAAGACACCATTCGACACAATGACGTGCTGGAGTTGCTGCTGGGGGAGGAGGTGTTGGAGTTCCTGGAGTGGCCCTACCAGGACCAGGAGGCCAACTCCATCCCGGCCCTGAAGAAGGAGCTGAGGCacctgcaggagcagctgagCGTTCACAACCTGAGCATCAGGTCGCCGCTCGACAGCCGGACAG gaggtggagaggaggtgCCACCTGCTGACcagccctcctcctcacacctTCCTCCTGACCACTGGCTTCCTGGTGACATGAGGAGGAGCGATGCTGGAGAAACATCCAGGGAGCGACAGCTTCTCCTCCACCCTGACGGGAGGCGACCAGTGGACCTGGGAGGAGACGGCAGCGATCTGTGGAACCTGGAGAAAacggtggaggagctggacctgaaggtgcagcagctggaggagaaaccCTGCCCCTGCCCCACCGCCCCCACCCCGGGGGAGGTGCAGCCCAGGGGTGAGGCCGCCAAGCTGCAGGCGGAGGTGACGTGGCTGAAGAGAGGCCTGGAGGAGCACCTGAGGGTTTTCAATAACGTGTTCATCAACGCAGACGTGCTGGTGGGATCCGAGGAAACGCTGGACCTCGACAAACTGTCGCAGCTCGTGAAGAACCGAGAcgggaagaaagagaagaggaagaaaggaggaggaagaaaggacggatcaggaagaggaggagaccatCGACACAAGAGGGGTTCATCAG gTGTTCCTGTGCTGTTCGACCAATCAGAAGTCTCCCTGATGTTCGTGGCGGGATCTCCGCTACGCCTCTCGGACAGCGTCATCACATTCGATGCGTCTCTGAACCGGGGTCAGTTTCACTCGGACACCGGCACCTTCACGGCTCCGGTGGGCGGGCTCTACCTGTTCATCCTCACCTTGGACCTGAGGCCGGGCCCCGCCCACGTGGTCCTGCGGAGGGCGTCGGGCGGAGCTCCAGCGTCTCTACACCAATGGGTGGTGGCGGAGGCGGGGCCAGCTACAGGTGTGAGCCTCCTGATgctgagggagggggaggaggtgaggcCTGAACTGAGGGGAGGAGCATGGACGGAGTCAGAGGACAATGTGTTCACCGGGTTGCTGCTCCAAAAGACCACCTGA
- the mmrn2a gene encoding multimerin-2a isoform X5 produces the protein MTAVGELLLVLGLLASVHCELRSRDPDVEEEEELGGGVGERGNLPPRNGYKLSNRPLYKQKQKIVTSLQWLCCPGHGGHNCEDTDVQLQPGDPNREQNDHQAPPPELYDASNATNRRSGMQATPEPGHAHKSHHTSQHDANTHDHRHKHQEHGEHGEHGERGEHGERGEQRQHGEHGEHQHVHGVTAVLTAPQMMELVMFHLQPVLQGFNRSLEHLSRQVGDLAQDVAQLKSSQQGAKLQAGVLEEPEHDEAVDERLEAKLEEVFEHIRDVRAQMHGQRMDLENRLHSQHAMLHYNLTSFKTDIDMKLKRHQKTLQVSLQAMNTTLSELKVDQDQITETPPDDRLPRSSLPPHQLPPQPSGSSSLWDAIERLDNMVVNNTVKVSGLMEDVDVTLGSVQQLRWDFTQLEKLINQTARNTQILFMETGLEVEAAKVGVLGRVEELALNLTQHSKQLQEVEVDTDYLFTALYQNHSAANCDCKGLTAAVALLERSVANVTALANENKMALDEDNAGEVEQWGGASDWEPAVEAIQHGLQQVKESLVSEQNRTRTLDRTLTRLSSSLTDVQAEVGGLRERDTRLKEEMQHLASSFNSLLKDTIRHNDVLELLLGEEVLEFLEWPYQDQEANSIPALKKELRHLQEQLSVHNLSIRSPLDSRTGGGEEVPPADQPSSSHLPPDHWLPGDMRRSDAGETSRERQLLLHPDGRRPVDLGGDGSDLWNLEKTVEELDLKVQQLEEKPCPCPTAPTPGEVQPRGEAAKLQAEVTWLKRGLEEHLRVFNNVFINADVLVGSEETLDLDKLSQLVKNRDGKKEKRKKGGGRKDGSGRGGDHRHKRGSSGVPVLFDQSEVSLMFVAGSPLRLSDSVITFDASLNRGQFHSDTGTFTAPVGGLYLFILTLDLRPGPAHVVLRRASGGAPASLHQWVVAEAGPATGVSLLMLREGEEVRPELRGGAWTESEDNVFTGLLLQKTT, from the exons ATGACAGCGGTgggggagctgctgctggtgctgggtTTACTGGCGAGCGTTCACTGTGAGTTGAGGTCACGAGACCctgatgtggaggaggaggaggagctgggaggaggagtgggagagagggggaacCTTCCACCCCGAAATGG gtacaAGCTGTCCAACCGACCTCTCTACAAACAGAAGCAGAAGATCGTCACCTCTCTGCAGTGGCTCTGCTGTCCGGGACACGGTGGACACAACTGTGAAGACACAG ACGTGCAGCTCCAGCCGGGCGACCCGAACCGTGAGCAGAACGACCACCAGGCACCTCCCCCCGAACTGTACGACGCCAGCAACGCTACCAACCGACGCAGCGGCATGCAGGCTACCCCGGAGCCAGGCCACGCCCACAAGTCCCATCACACGTCACAGCACGACGCAAATACACACGACCACCGACATAAACATCAAGAACATGGAGAACATGGAGAACATGGAGAACGTGGAGAACATGGAGAACGTGGAGAACAACGACAACATGGAGAACATGGAGAACATCAGCACGTTCATG gCGTCACCGCTGTCCTAACTGCTCCCCAAATGATGGAGCTGGTCATGTTCCATCTGCAGCCGGTCCTTCAGGGCTTCAACCGCTCGCTGGAGCACCTGAGCCGACAGGTGGGGGACCTGGCCCAGGACGTGGCCCAGCTGAAgagcagccagcagggggcgaagCTGCAGGCGGGCGTCCTGGAGGAGCCTGAGCACGACGAGGCGGTGGATGAGCggctggaggccaaactggaggAGGTGTTTGAGCACATCAGGGACGTTCGGGCGCAGATGCACGGTCAGCGGATGGACCTGGAGAACAGGCTGCACTCCCAGCATGCAATGCTGCACTACAACCTCACCAGCTTCAAGACGGACATCGACATGAAGCTGAAACGCCACCAGAAGAcgctgcag GTCAGCCTGCAGGCGATGAACACCACGCTGTCGGAGCTGAAGGTCGACCAGGATCAGATCACAGAGACGCCGCCGGACGATCGGCTCCCTCGTTCCTCCCTGCCCCCCCACCAGCTGCCGCCGCAGCCCTCaggctcctcctctctgtgggaCGCCATCGAGCGACTGGACAACATGGTGGTCAACAACACGGTGAAG GTGAGCGGGCTGATGGAGGACGTGGACGTGACCTTGGGGAGCGTCCAGCAGCTGAGGTGGGACTTCACGCAGCTGGAGAAGCTCATCAACCAGACGGCCCGAAACACTCAGATCCTGTTCATGGAGACGGGGCTGGAGGTGGAGGCCGCCAAGGTGGGGGTGCTGGGGCGGGTGGAGGAGCTGGCGTTGAACCTGACGCAGCACAgtaagcagctgcaggaggtggaAGTGGACACGGACTACCTGTTCACCGCCCTCTACCAGAACCACTCAGCCGCGAACTGCGACTGCAAAGGGCTGACGGCCGCCGTGGCTCTGCTGGAGAGGAGCGTCGCCAACGTGACGGCGTTGGCTAACGAGAACAAAATGGCCCTGGACGAGGACAACGCAGGAGAGGTGGAGCAGTGGGGCGGGGCCAGCGACTGGGAGCCGGCAGTGGAAGCAATTCAACATGGCCTCCAACAG GTGAAGGAGTCTCTGGTCTCGGAGCAGAACAGGACCAGGACTCTGGACCGCACCCTGACCCGGCTGAGCAGCTCGCTGACGGACGTCCAGGCCGAGGTCGGGGGTCTGCGGGAGCGGGACACGAGGCTGAAGGAGGAGATGCAGCATCTGGCGAGCTCCTTCAACTCTCTGCTCAAAGACACCATTCGACACAATGACGTGCTGGAGTTGCTGCTGGGGGAGGAGGTGTTGGAGTTCCTGGAGTGGCCCTACCAGGACCAGGAGGCCAACTCCATCCCGGCCCTGAAGAAGGAGCTGAGGCacctgcaggagcagctgagCGTTCACAACCTGAGCATCAGGTCGCCGCTCGACAGCCGGACAG gaggtggagaggaggtgCCACCTGCTGACcagccctcctcctcacacctTCCTCCTGACCACTGGCTTCCTGGTGACATGAGGAGGAGCGATGCTGGAGAAACATCCAGGGAGCGACAGCTTCTCCTCCACCCTGACGGGAGGCGACCAGTGGACCTGGGAGGAGACGGCAGCGATCTGTGGAACCTGGAGAAAacggtggaggagctggacctgaaggtgcagcagctggaggagaaaccCTGCCCCTGCCCCACCGCCCCCACCCCGGGGGAGGTGCAGCCCAGGGGTGAGGCCGCCAAGCTGCAGGCGGAGGTGACGTGGCTGAAGAGAGGCCTGGAGGAGCACCTGAGGGTTTTCAATAACGTGTTCATCAACGCAGACGTGCTGGTGGGATCCGAGGAAACGCTGGACCTCGACAAACTGTCGCAGCTCGTGAAGAACCGAGAcgggaagaaagagaagaggaagaaaggaggaggaagaaaggacggatcaggaagaggaggagaccatCGACACAAGAGGGGTTCATCAG gTGTTCCTGTGCTGTTCGACCAATCAGAAGTCTCCCTGATGTTCGTGGCGGGATCTCCGCTACGCCTCTCGGACAGCGTCATCACATTCGATGCGTCTCTGAACCGGGGTCAGTTTCACTCGGACACCGGCACCTTCACGGCTCCGGTGGGCGGGCTCTACCTGTTCATCCTCACCTTGGACCTGAGGCCGGGCCCCGCCCACGTGGTCCTGCGGAGGGCGTCGGGCGGAGCTCCAGCGTCTCTACACCAATGGGTGGTGGCGGAGGCGGGGCCAGCTACAGGTGTGAGCCTCCTGATgctgagggagggggaggaggtgaggcCTGAACTGAGGGGAGGAGCATGGACGGAGTCAGAGGACAATGTGTTCACCGGGTTGCTGCTCCAAAAGACCACCTGA